The Euphorbia lathyris chromosome 8, ddEupLath1.1, whole genome shotgun sequence genome has a window encoding:
- the LOC136203283 gene encoding abscisic acid receptor PYL2, with the protein MHTAEEGIKMEGSQSPPPQGLTKEEYAELKPLIEKYHKFEPSSDACTSLITQKIEAPAEVVWPFVRSFENPQKYKHFIKGCNMQGDGGIGSIREVTVVSGLPASTSTERLEILDDENHILSFTVVGGEHRLKNYRSVTSLNEFVKEEKVYTIVLESYIVDIPQGNTGEDTKMFVDTVVKLNLQKLAVVAMASLHGHGHE; encoded by the coding sequence ATGCATACAGCTGAAGAAGGAATTAAGATGGAAGGTAGCCAATCTCCGCCTCCACAAGGCCTGACCAAAGAGGAATACGCAGAGCTGAAGCCACTGATTGAAAAATACCACAAGTTCGAACCATCTTCAGACGCCTGCACATCCTTAATCACACAAAAAATCGAGGCACCAGCTGAAGTAGTTTGGCCATTCGTACGAAGCTTCGAAAACCCCCAAAAATACAAGCACTTCATAAAGGGGTGCAATATGCAAGGAGACGGGGGGATAGGCAGCATAAGAGAGGTCACTGTAGTTTCAGGGCTCCCGGCTTCAACGAGCACCGAAAGGCTTGAGATATTGGATGATGAAAACCATATATTAAGCTTTACAGTCGTCGGAGGAGAGCATAGATTGAAGAATTACCGGTCAGTTACTTCATTGAATGAGTTTGTAAAAGAGGAAAAGGTTTATACAATTGTATTGGAATCTTATATTGTTGATATACCACAAGGTAATACTGGGGAGGATACGAAGATGTTTGTTGATACTGTTGTTAAGTTGAATCTTCAAAAGCTTGCTGTTGTAGCCATGGCTTCTCTCCATGGACATGGACATGAATGA